A genomic segment from Streptosporangium roseum DSM 43021 encodes:
- a CDS encoding NAD-dependent epimerase/dehydratase family protein: MSNSAGTTYLITGGSGFVGSHLTDALLARGDSVVILDNLSTGRLANLAHAAGNPRLRIVHGSVLDELMVDELVHRCDVVVHLAAAVGVKLIVEQPLRSLTTNIRGSEIVIEAAHRYRRKILVTSTSEIYGKNSSGPLTELSDRILGSPAVVRWAYSTAKAVDEILANAYHRERGLPTIIVRLFNTVGPRQSPAYGMVIPRLVRQAAGDVPLTVFGDGTQTRCFAHVGDVVEALVKLLDHDGAVGQTFNVGSNDEVSILELAKMIIELTGTTAGVDLISYAEAYEKGFEDMTRRVPDTTKLRELTGWVPKRSLNDILTESIAEARADLAASQR; encoded by the coding sequence GTGAGTAACTCAGCAGGGACCACTTACCTGATAACCGGAGGAAGCGGTTTCGTCGGATCCCATCTGACCGACGCGCTGCTCGCACGGGGTGACTCCGTCGTGATCCTGGACAACCTGTCCACCGGACGCCTGGCCAACCTCGCCCACGCCGCCGGGAACCCCCGGCTGCGCATCGTCCACGGCTCGGTCCTCGACGAGCTGATGGTCGACGAACTGGTGCACCGGTGCGACGTGGTCGTCCATCTCGCGGCCGCCGTGGGCGTCAAGCTGATCGTCGAGCAGCCGCTGCGGTCCCTGACGACGAACATCCGCGGCTCGGAGATCGTCATCGAGGCGGCGCACCGCTACCGGCGGAAGATCCTCGTCACCAGCACGAGCGAGATCTACGGCAAGAACTCCAGCGGACCTCTCACCGAGCTCTCCGACCGCATCCTGGGCAGTCCGGCGGTGGTCAGGTGGGCCTACAGCACGGCCAAGGCCGTCGACGAGATCCTGGCCAACGCCTACCACAGGGAACGCGGCCTGCCGACGATCATCGTCAGGCTGTTCAACACGGTGGGACCGCGTCAGAGCCCGGCCTACGGCATGGTCATCCCCCGCCTGGTCCGGCAGGCGGCCGGCGACGTCCCGCTCACCGTCTTCGGCGACGGCACGCAGACCCGGTGCTTCGCCCATGTCGGAGACGTGGTCGAAGCTCTGGTCAAGCTTCTCGACCATGACGGCGCGGTCGGCCAGACCTTCAACGTGGGATCGAACGACGAGGTGAGCATCCTGGAGCTCGCCAAAATGATCATCGAACTCACCGGGACCACAGCCGGGGTCGATCTCATCTCCTATGCCGAGGCCTACGAAAAGGGCTTCGAGGACATGACCCGCAGAGTGCCCGACACCACGAAGCTCCGCGAGCTCACCGGGTGGGTGCCGAAGCGGTCGCTGAACGACATCCTGACGGAGAGCATCGCCGAGGCCCGTGCCGATCTGGCGGCGTCACAGCGGTGA
- a CDS encoding MraY family glycosyltransferase, with amino-acid sequence MNSASVIITGAAGCLLAAGTTPLLGRLALRWGFTDQPGGHKVHERPIPYLGGMAVMLGTIVPPAVLTGLADERTTAIMIAAMAVALLGLIDDISSLSPLTRLAVEAVAAVGVVVSGVQATVTGSWLDGPITVLWIVVITNSFNLLDNMDGALGTVAAVSAAFLAGMAFVHLQLAIGLLLVALAHASLGFLLHNWAPAKVFMGDAGSLFIGFVIACSAALLVTGHSTGTVIAGLLLPTFVATVDTGVVILSRKRAGRPLLQGGTDHVSHRLLRLGLSTRLTAAILAAVAAVTGTLGLAMALGWISPLIATVAAIGAALILINLPQRVRVYSPVGAPNRPAIIRERRR; translated from the coding sequence GTGAACAGCGCAAGCGTAATCATCACGGGCGCGGCCGGCTGTCTGCTGGCCGCCGGCACCACCCCGCTGCTGGGACGTCTTGCGTTGCGCTGGGGATTCACCGATCAACCGGGCGGCCACAAGGTGCACGAGCGGCCCATCCCCTATCTCGGCGGCATGGCGGTCATGCTCGGCACGATCGTCCCGCCGGCCGTCCTCACGGGCCTGGCCGACGAACGGACCACCGCGATCATGATCGCCGCCATGGCGGTGGCCCTGCTGGGACTGATCGATGATATTTCGTCGCTGTCCCCGCTCACACGGCTGGCGGTCGAGGCGGTGGCCGCCGTCGGGGTCGTGGTGAGCGGGGTCCAGGCGACGGTGACCGGGAGCTGGCTGGACGGCCCGATCACCGTGCTCTGGATAGTCGTGATCACCAATTCGTTCAACCTGCTCGACAACATGGACGGCGCCCTGGGGACCGTCGCGGCGGTCAGCGCCGCCTTCCTGGCGGGGATGGCCTTCGTCCACCTGCAACTGGCGATCGGGCTGCTCCTGGTGGCTCTGGCCCACGCCAGCCTGGGATTCCTGCTGCACAACTGGGCGCCGGCAAAAGTGTTCATGGGGGACGCCGGGTCGCTGTTCATCGGATTCGTCATCGCCTGCTCGGCCGCCCTGCTGGTCACCGGACATAGCACGGGCACGGTGATCGCGGGCCTGCTGCTGCCCACCTTCGTGGCGACCGTCGACACGGGTGTCGTGATCCTGTCACGGAAGCGGGCGGGCCGCCCACTGCTGCAGGGGGGAACCGACCACGTGTCCCACCGCCTGCTCCGGCTCGGGCTCAGCACGAGGCTGACAGCCGCCATTCTCGCCGCCGTGGCGGCCGTCACCGGCACGCTCGGCCTGGCGATGGCCCTGGGCTGGATCTCACCGCTCATCGCAACGGTCGCCGCGATCGGGGCGGCGCTCATCCTCATCAACCTGCCGCAGCGCGTGCGGGTCTACTCCCCGGTCGGGGCTCCGAACCGTCCGGCCATCATTCGTGAAAGGCGGCGATAA
- a CDS encoding PQQ-dependent sugar dehydrogenase — protein sequence MPISCRAGMGLAVLGAALVACSTGDPAASAAPSAPAPAVSRTEPAPETGAALPRVRFTEIAQLDMPVAMALRTGDPTLYVAEQTGRLRAIADGEVAGDPVVDLSGEVSRGNEQGLLGVAFHPEGDFLYLNWTDRDGHTHVTEWAFSDGRATARRDVLVQRQPYPNHNGGQLAFGPDGHLYVALGDGGSGGDPQGNGQNLGTWLGKILRIDPRGTPYKVPAGNPFAGRKGARPEIWAYGLRNPWRFSFDRETGDMWIGDVGQNSWEEIDFQPRGKGGLNYGWNLREGGHPFQGAAPPGGAVDPVAEYALGRDGTCSVIAGHVYRGARIPGLRGRFLYGDFCAGWVKAAPADRPREAREVGRVEQLSSFGEDHDGELYALSLAGPVYRLEAEAP from the coding sequence GTGCCGATCTCCTGCCGGGCCGGAATGGGGCTGGCCGTGCTCGGCGCGGCGCTGGTGGCCTGCTCCACGGGCGACCCCGCCGCCTCCGCCGCGCCGTCGGCTCCCGCCCCCGCGGTCTCGCGGACGGAGCCTGCCCCGGAGACGGGGGCGGCCCTCCCGCGGGTCCGGTTCACCGAGATCGCCCAGCTGGACATGCCGGTGGCGATGGCCCTGCGCACGGGCGATCCCACGCTGTATGTCGCCGAGCAGACGGGCCGGCTGCGCGCGATAGCGGACGGCGAGGTCGCGGGGGATCCCGTCGTCGACCTTTCCGGGGAGGTCAGCCGGGGCAACGAGCAGGGGCTGCTCGGGGTGGCGTTCCACCCGGAGGGCGACTTCCTCTACCTCAACTGGACCGACCGCGACGGGCACACCCACGTCACGGAGTGGGCCTTCAGCGACGGCAGGGCCACCGCGCGCCGGGACGTGCTGGTCCAGCGGCAGCCGTACCCCAACCACAACGGCGGCCAGCTCGCCTTCGGACCCGACGGCCACCTCTACGTCGCGCTGGGCGACGGCGGCAGCGGGGGCGACCCGCAGGGCAACGGCCAGAACCTCGGCACCTGGCTGGGGAAGATCCTCAGGATCGACCCGCGCGGCACGCCGTACAAGGTCCCCGCCGGCAACCCGTTCGCCGGCAGGAAGGGTGCCAGGCCCGAGATCTGGGCCTACGGCCTGCGGAACCCCTGGCGGTTCTCCTTCGACAGGGAGACCGGGGACATGTGGATCGGCGACGTCGGGCAGAACTCCTGGGAGGAGATCGACTTCCAGCCCCGGGGGAAGGGCGGCCTCAACTACGGCTGGAACCTCAGGGAGGGCGGCCATCCCTTCCAGGGCGCGGCCCCGCCGGGCGGGGCGGTCGACCCCGTCGCCGAATACGCCCTGGGGCGTGACGGGACCTGCTCGGTCATCGCCGGCCATGTCTACCGGGGCGCGCGGATCCCGGGCCTGCGCGGCCGGTTCCTCTACGGCGACTTCTGCGCGGGCTGGGTGAAGGCGGCCCCCGCCGACCGGCCCCGCGAGGCGCGGGAGGTGGGCAGGGTCGAGCAGCTCTCCTCCTTCGGCGAGGATCACGACGGCGAGCTGTACGCGCTCAGCCTGGCCGGGCCCGTCTACCGGCTTGAGGCCGAGGCTCCTTAG
- a CDS encoding DUF4012 domain-containing protein — translation MASRRRRRAVVTGLLAPVAVVILAGGWSAHLGLGVRDHLEAAKSALLRLRAVADTRDPALMGRAIADARWHAAEARRLTADPCWSMMTRVPLVGEGATTVRGLAESAAELTDVLAAVQRAAAVFVTAESHSLGNVPRLLADLDAAAPVLEDAAGRLARVSSRLAATPAGTGVDLLDQARGTALQEVDRLRGWLGNAATAAALLPPMLGRDGPRRYFLAFQTNAEARGTGGLVGAFGILEADRGKIGIRRLSSNADLGMSPAPVVDHGPAFRARYGPSAAKLLSISNLSPHFPYAAATWAGLWERQNHRRLDGALATDPVGLSYLLEVIGPIALRGGETVTAENVVDLTERAAYARYDDPMARKRFLIEVAGAVSEALPASFAEPSRLLPVLFRMVDERRIQVWSRRKAEQSRLSATAVGGVLPERPGPFAGLVVNNSAGGKLDYYLERSLDYELGPCMGGTRSATVRIRLTNDVPRGSLPGYVTDRLDSPRRSHRPGSNLLWVSLYAGVGARMSEARLDGEEASVIREDERSHPVYSTLLEFAPRQSRTLEFDLTERSSGESPLVPVQPLVRPQQTRIVENTVGCAP, via the coding sequence GTGGCATCTAGAAGACGTCGCAGAGCCGTCGTAACCGGCCTGCTGGCCCCCGTCGCCGTGGTGATACTGGCCGGGGGCTGGTCGGCCCATCTCGGCTTGGGCGTGCGCGACCACCTGGAGGCGGCCAAGAGCGCCCTGCTCCGGCTACGCGCGGTGGCCGACACGCGCGACCCCGCACTGATGGGCCGGGCGATCGCGGACGCCCGGTGGCACGCCGCCGAGGCGCGGCGGCTCACCGCGGACCCCTGCTGGTCGATGATGACGCGCGTTCCGCTGGTGGGGGAGGGCGCGACGACCGTGCGCGGGCTGGCCGAGAGCGCCGCGGAGCTGACCGACGTGCTGGCCGCCGTCCAGCGGGCAGCCGCGGTGTTCGTCACGGCGGAGTCGCACTCCCTGGGCAACGTGCCACGTCTGCTGGCGGATCTCGACGCGGCCGCACCGGTCCTGGAGGACGCGGCCGGACGGCTCGCGCGGGTGAGCTCCCGGCTGGCGGCCACGCCCGCCGGCACCGGCGTCGACCTGCTGGACCAGGCGCGGGGCACGGCGCTGCAGGAGGTCGATCGGCTCCGGGGCTGGCTCGGCAACGCCGCGACCGCCGCCGCCCTGCTCCCTCCGATGCTGGGCCGCGACGGCCCGCGCCGCTACTTCCTGGCCTTCCAGACCAACGCCGAGGCCCGGGGGACCGGAGGCCTGGTCGGCGCGTTCGGCATCCTGGAGGCCGACCGCGGGAAGATCGGCATCAGGCGGCTGTCCTCCAACGCCGATCTCGGCATGAGCCCGGCCCCCGTGGTCGATCACGGCCCGGCCTTCCGCGCCCGCTACGGGCCGAGCGCGGCCAAACTCCTCTCGATCTCCAACCTCTCCCCGCATTTCCCCTACGCGGCCGCCACCTGGGCGGGGCTGTGGGAACGGCAGAACCACCGGCGCCTGGACGGCGCCCTGGCGACCGACCCGGTCGGGCTGTCCTACCTGCTGGAGGTGATCGGCCCGATCGCCCTGCGCGGCGGGGAGACGGTGACCGCCGAGAACGTCGTCGACCTCACCGAGCGCGCCGCCTACGCCCGATACGACGACCCCATGGCGCGCAAGCGGTTCCTCATCGAGGTCGCCGGTGCCGTCAGCGAGGCGTTGCCGGCCTCCTTCGCGGAGCCCTCCCGACTGCTGCCCGTCCTGTTCCGCATGGTGGACGAGCGCAGAATCCAGGTCTGGAGCCGCCGGAAGGCCGAGCAGTCGCGCCTGTCGGCGACCGCCGTCGGCGGCGTGCTGCCGGAGCGGCCGGGACCGTTCGCGGGACTGGTGGTCAACAACTCGGCCGGCGGCAAGCTCGACTACTACCTGGAGCGCTCCCTCGACTACGAGCTGGGACCGTGCATGGGCGGGACGCGCTCCGCGACGGTGCGCATCCGGCTCACCAACGACGTGCCGCGGGGAAGCCTGCCCGGCTACGTCACCGACCGGCTCGACTCCCCGCGGCGCAGCCACAGGCCCGGCTCCAACCTGCTGTGGGTGTCGCTGTACGCCGGGGTCGGAGCGAGGATGAGCGAGGCGCGGCTCGACGGGGAGGAGGCGTCGGTCATCAGGGAGGACGAACGGTCCCATCCCGTCTACTCCACCCTGCTGGAGTTCGCCCCCAGGCAGTCGAGGACGCTGGAGTTCGACCTGACCGAACGCTCCTCCGGCGAGTCGCCGCTGGTCCCGGTGCAGCCGCTGGTCCGTCCCCAGCAGACCCGGATCGTCGAGAACACGGTGGGCTGCGCTCCCTGA
- a CDS encoding NAD-dependent epimerase/dehydratase family protein, whose translation MRILVTGGAGFIGANVCRALVTRPEAESITVLDDLSSGALTNLGDLGVDVVTGSILDEDLLAELVAGATHVIHLAARPSVPRSLMDPLATHTVNVTGSLRVLEACRGSRPHLILASSSSVYGDCEEPHKHEDLPTRPLSPYGASKLAMEAYALAYAESYGLPVLPFRFFNVYGPLQATDHAYAAVIPAFVSAALNGRPVPIYGDGNQARDFTYVGSVTTVLADAAIRRVTSRKPVNLAFGTRVSLLSLKDALAAVLDRPIEPSFLPARTGDIRESQASPRLLAGLFPGVRPVSLDDGLRMTVAWFEKAMANVPATGSSQVGLPCTS comes from the coding sequence ATGAGAATTCTCGTGACAGGTGGTGCCGGGTTCATCGGGGCGAACGTCTGCCGCGCGCTCGTCACCCGGCCCGAAGCCGAGAGCATCACGGTGCTGGACGATCTGAGCAGCGGGGCCCTCACAAACCTCGGCGACCTCGGCGTGGACGTCGTGACGGGGAGCATCCTCGACGAGGACCTTCTGGCGGAGCTCGTCGCCGGTGCCACGCATGTGATCCACCTGGCGGCCCGGCCCTCGGTGCCCCGCTCCCTGATGGACCCCCTGGCCACGCACACCGTCAACGTCACGGGCAGCCTCCGCGTTCTCGAGGCGTGCCGTGGAAGCCGGCCGCACCTGATCCTCGCGTCCTCGTCCTCGGTGTACGGCGACTGCGAGGAGCCGCACAAGCACGAGGATCTGCCCACCCGGCCGCTCAGCCCGTACGGCGCGAGCAAGCTCGCCATGGAGGCCTACGCCCTGGCGTACGCGGAAAGCTACGGCCTGCCGGTCCTGCCGTTCCGCTTCTTCAACGTCTACGGCCCTCTGCAGGCCACCGACCACGCCTACGCGGCCGTCATCCCGGCGTTCGTCTCCGCGGCTCTGAACGGCCGTCCGGTGCCGATCTACGGTGACGGCAACCAGGCACGTGATTTCACCTACGTGGGATCGGTGACCACCGTCCTCGCCGACGCAGCCATCCGCCGGGTGACGAGCCGGAAACCGGTGAACCTCGCGTTCGGAACCCGCGTCTCCCTGCTCTCCCTGAAGGACGCCCTCGCCGCGGTTCTGGACCGGCCGATCGAGCCGTCGTTCCTACCGGCACGGACAGGCGACATCCGGGAGTCACAAGCCTCTCCCCGTCTGCTCGCCGGCCTGTTCCCCGGTGTCCGTCCCGTTTCGCTGGACGACGGGCTCCGCATGACCGTGGCCTGGTTCGAGAAGGCCATGGCCAACGTCCCGGCCACCGGATCGAGCCAGGTCGGCCTGCCCTGCACCTCCTGA
- a CDS encoding polysaccharide biosynthesis tyrosine autokinase, with amino-acid sequence MELLHYVRLVRRNWLFILLALIISVATALVVTENTPPKYVASTSMLISGQDRKGSLSTAYQAGALSAQRVKSYASLLTSRRVVGQITAEEDVERLQKNITAEAIPDTVLLRATVTDTDPARAAQLANALSITFTQLIDQIERPSPNSRATIKITVVDQADVPKEPVSPKPLINLALALVIWLFTSIGLLVLRDYLDTTIKTREVLQEASKSSILGIIGYERAARRHPLIVRTGGRSSRSEAFRSLRTNLQFISVDRQPRSLVVTSCLPGEGKSSISANLAITLAQAGGRVILVDGDFRRPSIPGYLGIEGGVGLTDVLIGKAELRDVTQPWGEAGLHVLPSGQIPPNPSELLGSYGMRQVLARLTDAYDMVIIDAPPMLPVADATTLAAICDGTLLVARYGKTRREHLVRAVELLSSINARVVGTVLNFAPVKSSTYYGYGYESDAKVKVPANA; translated from the coding sequence GTGGAACTTCTCCACTACGTACGGCTCGTACGCAGGAACTGGCTGTTCATCCTGCTGGCATTGATCATTTCAGTGGCCACAGCGCTGGTCGTCACCGAGAACACGCCGCCCAAATACGTCGCGTCGACCTCCATGCTGATCTCCGGCCAGGACAGGAAAGGCAGCCTCTCCACCGCCTACCAGGCGGGAGCGCTGTCGGCGCAGCGGGTCAAGTCCTACGCGAGCCTGCTGACCAGCCGCCGGGTGGTCGGCCAGATCACCGCGGAGGAGGACGTCGAGCGTCTTCAGAAGAACATCACGGCCGAGGCGATCCCCGACACCGTATTGCTGCGGGCCACGGTCACCGACACCGACCCCGCACGCGCCGCACAGCTGGCCAACGCCCTGAGCATCACGTTCACCCAGCTGATCGACCAGATCGAGCGGCCCTCTCCCAACAGCCGCGCCACCATCAAGATCACGGTAGTGGACCAGGCGGATGTCCCCAAGGAGCCGGTCAGCCCCAAGCCGCTGATCAACCTGGCGCTCGCCCTGGTGATCTGGCTGTTCACCAGCATCGGTCTGCTCGTCCTGCGCGACTACCTGGATACGACCATCAAGACGAGGGAGGTGCTGCAGGAGGCGTCGAAGAGCTCGATACTCGGGATCATCGGTTACGAGCGGGCCGCTCGCCGCCATCCTCTGATCGTCCGCACCGGCGGCCGGTCGTCCAGGTCCGAGGCGTTCCGGTCACTCCGCACGAACCTGCAGTTCATCAGCGTCGACCGGCAGCCGAGATCCCTCGTGGTCACCAGTTGCCTGCCCGGTGAGGGAAAATCCTCGATCTCCGCCAACCTGGCGATCACGCTCGCGCAGGCCGGGGGGCGGGTGATCCTGGTGGACGGTGACTTCCGGCGTCCGAGCATCCCGGGCTATCTCGGGATCGAGGGAGGAGTGGGGCTCACAGACGTGCTGATCGGCAAAGCGGAGCTGCGGGATGTCACGCAACCCTGGGGCGAGGCCGGCCTGCACGTCCTGCCGAGCGGCCAGATCCCGCCGAACCCGAGCGAGCTGCTCGGCTCGTACGGGATGCGCCAGGTGCTCGCCCGGCTCACGGATGCGTACGACATGGTGATCATCGATGCGCCGCCCATGCTGCCGGTCGCCGATGCCACGACGCTCGCGGCGATCTGCGACGGCACGCTGCTCGTCGCACGGTACGGCAAGACCCGGCGGGAGCACCTCGTCCGTGCCGTGGAGCTGCTGTCGTCGATCAACGCCCGCGTGGTGGGGACCGTCCTGAACTTCGCGCCGGTCAAGAGCAGCACGTACTACGGCTACGGCTACGAGTCCGACGCCAAGGTCAAGGTGCCGGCGAATGCGTGA
- a CDS encoding ABC transporter ATP-binding protein, giving the protein MASIVLSKVDKIYAGGVKAVDGLDLEIRDGEFMVLVGPSGCGKSTALRMIAGLEDISGGEIAIGDRVVNHLPPKDRDIAMVFQNYALYPHMTVEENLAFGLKLRKMPKAEISKRVNEAAKMLGLEQYLKRKPAALSGGQRQRVAMGRAIVREPQAFLMDEPLSNLDAKLRVSMRASLNTLHERLGVTTVYVTHDQVEAMTLGDRVCVLRDGLLQQVDTPQNLFDKPVNLFVAGFMGSPSMNFVNAELVRGDGGAAVSFAGFKLPVPNETFTEKPGLDQWIGKQIILGIRPSDFDDSVAANGSAGGWTRLQVRAEVTEELGSEINVLFLIDAPPVQHQDTVAAADAGDDEEAALPLVGDKSLWTARVNSRSHVRPGQNIELVVDTHNLHFFDPVSGLAIGHHANARV; this is encoded by the coding sequence ATGGCATCCATCGTTCTCAGCAAAGTCGACAAGATCTACGCAGGCGGTGTAAAAGCCGTAGACGGTCTCGACCTTGAGATCAGGGACGGCGAGTTCATGGTCCTGGTCGGCCCGTCCGGTTGTGGCAAGTCCACCGCCCTGCGCATGATCGCCGGCCTTGAGGACATCAGCGGCGGCGAGATCGCCATCGGTGACCGGGTGGTCAACCACCTGCCTCCGAAGGACCGTGACATCGCCATGGTCTTCCAGAACTACGCGCTCTACCCGCACATGACTGTCGAGGAGAACCTCGCCTTCGGTCTGAAGCTCCGCAAGATGCCCAAGGCCGAGATCTCCAAGCGGGTCAACGAGGCCGCCAAGATGCTCGGCCTGGAGCAGTACCTCAAGCGCAAGCCGGCCGCCCTCTCCGGTGGTCAGCGCCAGCGTGTCGCGATGGGCCGCGCCATCGTGCGTGAGCCGCAGGCCTTCCTCATGGACGAGCCGCTGTCCAACCTGGACGCCAAGCTCCGCGTCTCCATGCGCGCCTCCCTCAACACCCTGCACGAGCGTCTCGGCGTGACCACCGTCTACGTCACCCACGACCAGGTCGAGGCCATGACCCTCGGCGACCGCGTCTGCGTCCTGCGCGACGGCCTGCTCCAGCAGGTCGACACCCCGCAGAACCTCTTCGACAAGCCGGTCAACCTGTTCGTCGCGGGCTTCATGGGCTCCCCGTCGATGAACTTCGTCAACGCCGAGCTGGTGCGCGGCGACGGCGGCGCCGCCGTCTCCTTCGCCGGCTTCAAGCTGCCGGTGCCGAACGAGACCTTCACCGAGAAGCCCGGCCTCGACCAGTGGATCGGCAAGCAGATCATCCTGGGCATCCGCCCGTCCGACTTCGACGACTCCGTCGCCGCCAACGGCTCCGCCGGCGGCTGGACCCGCCTGCAGGTCCGCGCGGAGGTCACCGAGGAGCTCGGCTCCGAGATCAACGTCCTGTTCCTGATCGACGCCCCGCCGGTCCAGCACCAGGACACCGTCGCCGCGGCCGACGCCGGTGACGACGAGGAAGCGGCCCTCCCGCTGGTCGGCGACAAGTCGCTGTGGACCGCCCGCGTCAACTCCCGCAGCCACGTCCGCCCCGGCCAGAACATCGAGCTGGTCGTGGACACCCACAACCTGCACTTCTTCGACCCGGTCTCGGGTCTGGCGATCGGCCACCACGCCAACGCCCGCGTCTGA
- a CDS encoding SDR family NAD(P)-dependent oxidoreductase — MPTALITGATAGIGAAFARRLAADGFSLVLVARDEKRLTSSAESLRLRYGVEVEVLPADLAAEEGLTAVEARLREGVDLLVNNAGFGHPGAFLDVPVADELRMLKVHCEAVLRLTLAALPGMRERDRGAVVNVASVAAFFTRGTYSASKAWVVNFSESIASELTGTRVRVMALCPGFVRTEFHDRASMDVSGIPRFLWLSADDVVDEAMRDLARGRRVSIPDIRYKAIVGVGRLIPRGLAGEVSRRLGRR; from the coding sequence ATGCCCACCGCACTGATCACGGGAGCGACCGCCGGCATCGGCGCCGCGTTCGCCCGCCGCCTGGCCGCCGACGGTTTCTCCCTCGTGCTGGTCGCCCGCGACGAGAAGCGCCTGACCTCCTCCGCCGAGAGCCTGCGCCTGCGCTACGGGGTGGAGGTTGAGGTGCTCCCCGCCGACCTGGCCGCCGAGGAGGGCCTGACGGCGGTCGAGGCGCGGCTGCGTGAGGGGGTCGACCTGCTGGTCAACAACGCGGGCTTCGGCCATCCGGGCGCCTTCCTCGACGTCCCGGTCGCCGACGAGCTGCGGATGCTGAAGGTGCACTGCGAGGCGGTGCTGCGGCTGACGCTGGCCGCGCTGCCGGGGATGCGGGAGCGCGACCGCGGGGCGGTGGTCAACGTGGCGTCGGTGGCGGCGTTCTTCACCCGGGGCACCTACAGCGCGTCCAAGGCGTGGGTCGTCAATTTCAGCGAGTCCATCGCGTCCGAGCTGACCGGCACCCGCGTGCGGGTGATGGCCCTGTGCCCGGGGTTCGTCCGGACCGAGTTCCACGACCGCGCCTCGATGGACGTCTCCGGCATCCCCCGCTTCCTGTGGCTCTCGGCGGACGACGTGGTGGACGAGGCCATGCGCGACCTGGCCCGCGGCAGGCGGGTGAGCATCCCCGACATCCGCTACAAGGCCATCGTCGGGGTCGGCAGGCTGATCCCCCGGGGTCTCGCCGGCGAGGTCTCCCGCCGCCTCGGCCGCCGGTAG
- a CDS encoding low molecular weight phosphatase family protein, translated as MEGVRRTAETGQPIDPAPAGHENCGRRCWRDARALPAPDDPGDGPDGAGAGPDGAGDAPDDPGAGPDGAGAGPGGAGDEPGFRILYVCTGNLCRSPLAERLTRSVLGPCPALQVISAGTQAEPGRQMAERTRRVLVRLGGDPGGFVSRSLTSELLAAADLVLTATTEHRAESVAGHPPAATRAFTIAEFGVLAQAVPAGAVGRHEDPVRRARALVAEVRALRGLVHVDRPDIPDPYGRSRLAHRAAGRRIARSLAVPLRLLTHSPAP; from the coding sequence ATGGAAGGTGTACGGCGGACCGCCGAGACCGGTCAGCCCATCGATCCCGCGCCGGCCGGACACGAGAACTGCGGCCGCCGGTGCTGGAGGGACGCGCGGGCACTTCCCGCGCCGGATGATCCGGGGGACGGGCCGGATGGTGCAGGGGCCGGGCCGGATGGTGCGGGGGACGCGCCGGATGATCCGGGGGCCGGGCCGGATGGTGCGGGGGCCGGGCCGGGCGGTGCGGGGGATGAGCCCGGGTTCCGCATCCTGTACGTCTGCACGGGCAATCTCTGCCGCTCCCCGCTGGCGGAACGGCTGACCCGGTCGGTCCTGGGGCCGTGCCCGGCGCTTCAGGTGATCAGCGCCGGCACTCAGGCCGAGCCGGGCAGGCAGATGGCCGAACGGACGCGGCGCGTGCTGGTCCGGCTCGGCGGCGATCCCGGCGGGTTCGTCTCCCGCAGCCTGACCTCCGAACTGCTGGCCGCCGCCGACCTCGTGCTGACGGCCACCACCGAGCACCGCGCCGAGTCGGTGGCCGGACATCCCCCGGCGGCCACCCGGGCCTTCACCATCGCCGAGTTCGGCGTGCTGGCCCAGGCCGTGCCGGCCGGCGCGGTCGGCCGTCACGAGGATCCCGTACGGCGGGCCCGTGCGCTGGTCGCCGAGGTGCGCGCCCTGCGCGGGCTGGTCCATGTGGACCGGCCCGACATCCCCGACCCCTACGGCCGCTCCCGGCTCGCCCACCGGGCGGCGGGACGGAGGATCGCCCGGTCACTCGCCGTCCCGCTCCGGCTGCTCACGCATTCGCCGGCACCTTGA